In Phycisphaerae bacterium, one DNA window encodes the following:
- the aroB gene encoding 3-dehydroquinate synthase codes for MGDSSPARTVWVEVQPRRYPVIIRPGGLASLGAILAEHLKAPRAFLITDRNVGPLYADQAAAALREAGFEPTVFAVEPGEGSKSLQTAGRIYDALAAAKIDRACPAVSLGGGVVGDLTGFVAATWLRGIPFAQCSTTVEANVDASVGGKTAVNHASGKNMIGAFYQPQFVLIDPDTLRTLSERDYRAGLAESIKHAVIRDADFFDWHERHADEIRTCQVDCLPELFERNVRIKAEIVARDEREITGLRALLNFGHTVGHAIESAMARRGRPWRHGEAVAAGMVAAAEIAVAAGRLDRAAAERIVELIGRVGLPTAAPLADAHDELWRLMQADKKVSAGRLRFVLADAIGRARLYDDLQPPWIQAGVARAAG; via the coding sequence ATGGGCGATTCGTCACCTGCACGCACGGTTTGGGTTGAGGTACAGCCGCGGCGGTATCCGGTGATCATTCGCCCCGGTGGGCTAGCGTCATTGGGCGCGATCCTGGCGGAGCATCTCAAGGCTCCGCGGGCGTTTCTGATCACCGACCGCAACGTAGGGCCGCTGTACGCGGACCAAGCCGCCGCCGCCCTGCGCGAGGCGGGTTTTGAGCCGACGGTGTTCGCGGTCGAGCCGGGCGAAGGTTCGAAGAGCCTGCAGACTGCCGGCCGGATCTACGATGCCCTGGCGGCGGCGAAGATCGATCGGGCCTGTCCGGCGGTATCGCTCGGGGGTGGCGTGGTCGGAGACCTGACCGGTTTCGTGGCCGCCACCTGGCTCCGGGGGATCCCCTTTGCCCAGTGCTCGACGACGGTGGAAGCCAACGTCGACGCGAGCGTCGGGGGCAAGACGGCGGTGAATCATGCCAGCGGGAAGAACATGATCGGGGCCTTCTATCAGCCGCAGTTCGTGCTCATCGATCCTGACACGCTCAGGACCCTGAGCGAGCGCGACTACCGGGCCGGCCTGGCTGAGAGCATCAAGCACGCGGTCATCCGCGACGCGGACTTCTTCGACTGGCACGAGCGGCACGCGGACGAGATACGGACCTGCCAGGTGGATTGCCTGCCGGAGCTGTTCGAGCGCAACGTGCGCATCAAGGCGGAGATCGTCGCCCGTGATGAGCGTGAGATCACCGGCCTGCGGGCGCTGCTGAACTTCGGGCACACCGTGGGGCACGCGATCGAGTCGGCCATGGCCCGGCGCGGTCGGCCGTGGCGGCACGGTGAGGCCGTGGCGGCCGGCATGGTTGCGGCCGCGGAGATCGCCGTGGCGGCGGGAAGACTGGATCGGGCCGCTGCCGAGCGGATCGTCGAGTTGATCGGACGCGTCGGCTTGCCGACCGCCGCGCCGCTGGCCGACGCCCACGATGAACTGTGGCGGCTCATGCAGGCCGACAAGAAGGTCAGCGCCGGCAGACTGCGGTTCGTTCTGGCCGACGCCATCGGCCGGGCGAGGCTGTACGACGACCTTCAGCCCCCGTGGATCCAGGCCGGCGTCGCGCGGGCGGCCGGCTGA
- a CDS encoding bifunctional oligoribonuclease/PAP phosphatase NrnA, whose amino-acid sequence MIKRGMLQHAGRLLAGWRRTLILTHQRPDGDGLGAVVAMKRVIEAGGRQATAMVYEEVPGRYAFLADPGFFERWLGGDLAQLDARFDGLLVLDTRSWAQVEPAGGYLRASSRPRIIVDHHATGDELSGKAASIVDLIDSTAASTCTLVHEWCETIGASLDAQAAQALLVGMTTDTGWFRFSNTDGRTLAAAAALVEESGARPEELFARLYESWSPARLRLKALALASLELHADNTLAVMHLDPDMFRRAGATSADSEELVNEPMSTASVAVSVLLIQQDDGRIRANFRSKSPQVCGRDVDVSAVAESFGGGGHRRASGAKIEGDLAGVRERVVKALMEASR is encoded by the coding sequence ATGATCAAGCGAGGGATGCTCCAGCATGCGGGTCGGCTTCTGGCCGGCTGGCGGCGAACACTGATTCTCACCCACCAGCGGCCGGACGGTGACGGACTCGGTGCCGTGGTGGCCATGAAGCGGGTCATTGAAGCCGGCGGTCGCCAGGCAACGGCGATGGTATACGAGGAGGTGCCCGGCCGATATGCGTTCCTGGCTGATCCCGGCTTTTTCGAGCGGTGGTTGGGGGGCGATTTGGCCCAGCTCGACGCCCGTTTTGATGGTCTCCTGGTCCTCGATACCCGCAGCTGGGCGCAGGTCGAACCGGCGGGGGGATACCTGCGGGCCAGCTCGCGGCCGCGGATCATCGTCGATCACCATGCCACCGGGGATGAGCTCTCGGGCAAGGCCGCTTCGATTGTTGACCTGATCGATTCGACGGCGGCCTCGACGTGCACGCTGGTCCACGAATGGTGCGAGACGATCGGGGCGAGCCTGGACGCTCAGGCGGCGCAGGCCCTGCTGGTCGGCATGACCACGGACACGGGTTGGTTCCGGTTCTCGAACACTGACGGGCGGACGCTGGCCGCGGCGGCGGCGTTGGTTGAGGAATCGGGGGCCCGTCCGGAAGAGCTCTTTGCCCGGCTGTACGAGTCCTGGTCTCCAGCTCGACTCCGGCTCAAGGCCCTGGCCCTGGCCAGCCTCGAACTCCACGCCGACAACACTCTGGCGGTCATGCATCTGGACCCGGACATGTTCCGTCGGGCCGGAGCGACGTCCGCCGATTCCGAGGAGCTGGTCAATGAGCCGATGAGCACCGCATCGGTCGCGGTGTCGGTTCTCCTGATCCAGCAGGACGATGGTCGGATCCGGGCGAACTTCCGCAGCAAGTCGCCTCAGGTCTGCGGGCGGGACGTGGATGTGTCCGCAGTCGCCGAGTCGTTTGGTGGCGGCGGGCATCGCCGGGCGTCGGGTGCGAAGATCGAGGGCGACCTGGCCGGCGTTCGTGAACGGGTGGTCAAGGCGCTGATGGAAGCGAGTAGATAG
- a CDS encoding arsenate reductase ArsC: MLEHPSLDHDGWTLIRRSHGRKRLRLGTMSRGTYHRGMRAPFRVLFICTANACRSQMAEAVLRHLGGQRFLAASAGICPMGQIHPLAMEALRRRGLSFAGQSSKSFEDLLEVEQDIIITVCDAAACVIPPRWAGNPIVVHWGLPDPVTTPGTLAEKHALADTTVDTLVRWIGRLIELRLEDLSRTELERELNTIPRL, from the coding sequence ATGCTGGAGCATCCCTCGCTTGATCATGATGGCTGGACGTTAATCCGCCGGAGCCATGGCCGCAAGCGCCTGCGGCTTGGCACCATGAGCCGCGGCACCTATCATCGGGGGATGCGTGCTCCCTTCCGGGTCCTGTTCATCTGCACGGCCAACGCCTGCCGATCGCAGATGGCCGAGGCGGTGCTGCGGCACCTGGGCGGCCAGCGCTTTCTCGCGGCCAGCGCGGGCATCTGCCCGATGGGTCAGATCCACCCCCTGGCCATGGAAGCCCTTCGGCGGCGAGGACTGTCCTTCGCCGGGCAGTCATCCAAGAGCTTCGAAGACTTGCTCGAGGTCGAGCAGGACATCATCATCACGGTCTGCGATGCGGCCGCCTGCGTGATTCCCCCGCGATGGGCGGGGAACCCGATCGTCGTCCACTGGGGCCTGCCCGACCCTGTCACCACGCCCGGCACACTCGCCGAGAAACACGCCTTGGCTGACACGACCGTGGACACGCTGGTCCGCTGGATCGGACGGCTGATTGAACTGCGGCTGGAGGACCTGAGCAGGACCGAGCTTGAGCGGGAGTTGAACACCATCCCGCGCCTGTGA
- a CDS encoding AAA family ATPase: MDKDTTLLMKSLGLPIRAESQKNANPGPAMPPVAPVATTTTSATELLDLVAESGDQPMFRPRAPKNLVEAGLTDAMVDSIIFKYLHAVGSASGAKIASLLALPRPPVVERLADLKQQQLVGYVGTAVMGDFTYQLTDAGRERARKCLEESMYVGAAPVPLATYIESVKAQSITLERPSKEVLNEAFGDLLINDQMFATLGPAINSGRGMFLYGFPGNGKTSIAERITRCFGSEVYIPRTLHVDGFLIRLYDAEIHQEIPQSQQGMLKSDALDERWVRIKRPTIIVGGELTMDALEVRYNETTKISEASTQLKSNLGSLVIDDFGRQRINPFELLNRWIIPLEKRYDFLALANGLKIQVPFDQLLIFSTNLEPKDLVDEAFLRRIPYKINVLDPTEEEFRALFKMMCRILEVEHQEDVVDYVIEEHYRKTGRPFRCCQPRDLISLARNRCQYQGEPATMTRENMDFAATVYFTVM, from the coding sequence ATGGACAAAGACACGACGCTCCTGATGAAGTCCCTGGGGCTCCCCATCCGGGCAGAGTCTCAAAAGAACGCGAATCCCGGGCCGGCAATGCCGCCAGTCGCACCGGTGGCGACGACCACGACCTCTGCCACCGAGTTACTGGACCTCGTCGCCGAATCGGGCGACCAGCCGATGTTCCGGCCCCGGGCACCCAAGAATCTGGTCGAGGCCGGCCTGACCGACGCCATGGTCGACTCGATCATCTTCAAGTACCTGCACGCGGTGGGATCGGCTTCGGGAGCCAAGATCGCGTCTCTCCTGGCCCTGCCCCGACCACCGGTCGTCGAGCGGCTGGCCGACCTCAAACAGCAGCAGCTGGTTGGTTACGTGGGCACGGCAGTGATGGGCGACTTCACCTACCAGCTCACCGACGCCGGACGCGAACGGGCCCGCAAGTGCCTCGAGGAATCGATGTACGTCGGCGCCGCCCCGGTGCCGCTGGCCACCTATATCGAGTCGGTCAAAGCCCAGTCCATCACCCTCGAACGACCAAGCAAGGAGGTCCTTAACGAGGCCTTCGGCGACCTGCTCATCAATGACCAGATGTTCGCCACCCTGGGGCCCGCAATCAACTCCGGAAGAGGTATGTTCCTCTATGGATTCCCCGGCAACGGCAAGACATCCATCGCCGAACGCATCACCCGCTGCTTCGGTTCCGAGGTCTACATTCCCCGAACACTGCACGTGGACGGCTTCCTCATCCGCTTGTACGACGCCGAGATCCACCAGGAAATCCCCCAGAGTCAACAGGGGATGCTCAAGAGCGATGCCCTCGACGAGCGCTGGGTCCGAATCAAACGCCCGACCATCATCGTGGGCGGCGAGCTCACCATGGACGCCCTCGAGGTCCGGTACAACGAAACCACCAAGATCAGCGAGGCGTCTACCCAGCTCAAGAGCAACCTCGGTTCGCTGGTCATCGACGACTTCGGCCGCCAGCGGATCAACCCCTTCGAACTGCTCAACCGATGGATCATCCCGCTGGAGAAGCGCTACGACTTCCTGGCCCTGGCCAACGGTCTGAAAATCCAGGTACCGTTCGACCAGCTGCTGATCTTCTCCACCAACCTGGAGCCCAAGGACCTGGTCGACGAGGCCTTCCTCCGCCGTATTCCCTACAAGATCAACGTCCTCGACCCGACCGAGGAGGAGTTCCGAGCCCTCTTTAAGATGATGTGCCGGATCCTCGAGGTCGAACACCAGGAGGACGTGGTCGACTATGTGATCGAGGAACACTACCGCAAGACCGGCCGGCCGTTCCGCTGCTGCCAGCCCCGCGACCTGATCAGCCTCGCCAGGAACCGCTGCCAGTATCAGGGTGAACCGGCCACCATGACCCGCGAGAATATGGACTTCGCCGCCACGGTCTACTTCACGGTCATGTGA
- a CDS encoding Na+:solute symporter, which produces MKLQLIDWVIVLASLFICFIPALFFGKRAGKDTSEFFASGRSVPWWLAGLSMVATTFSSDTPNLVTDIVRRQGVAGNWCWWAFVLTGVATVFFYARLWRRSGVMTDLEFYELRYSGKAASVVRGFRSVYLGFFFNCVIMATVNLAACKIANLLFDLDPQTTLLLVGVLNVVFAAHSGLWGVLVIDMIQFFIKMTAVIAAAYFAVKHVGGLDTLVSTLSDPRLSPDGKSTLHYLNILPDFTSNWDIAIAVFVMPIAVQWWAVWYPGAEPGGGSYIAQRMLASKSEKDSLGAVLFFNVAHYVLRPWPWILVALCSLLVYPELSDIQKAFPDMDPSLLGHDIAFPAMLKFLPTGFIGLMVGGLIAANSSTILTHLNWGASYLVHDFYHRFINTHASEKHYVFVGRCTTVGLFLCSAGTVFLLDSAKDAFDIILQIGAGTGLLYLLRWFWWRINAWCEVVAMVSSFAASIALLIAKKNGVSLSTHHALLVTIAFTTICWILTAFLGPQTDRKTLVEFYKKVRPFGPGWARIRREAGIPDTEAAASHENIPLALLGWVAGCTVIWSSLFTVGNFLYGRMSMALVLLAVFVVSGLVLLRVIGILWSNGGERRPT; this is translated from the coding sequence ATGAAGCTACAGCTCATCGACTGGGTTATCGTCCTCGCGTCCCTGTTCATCTGTTTCATCCCGGCCCTGTTCTTCGGCAAGCGGGCGGGCAAGGATACCTCCGAGTTCTTCGCCTCCGGCCGGTCGGTGCCCTGGTGGCTCGCCGGCCTTTCCATGGTCGCGACCACCTTCAGCAGCGACACGCCGAACCTGGTAACCGACATCGTCCGCCGACAGGGTGTGGCCGGCAATTGGTGCTGGTGGGCTTTCGTGCTGACCGGCGTGGCCACAGTGTTCTTCTACGCCCGGCTGTGGCGCCGATCCGGGGTGATGACTGACCTGGAGTTCTACGAGCTGCGCTACTCCGGCAAAGCCGCGAGCGTAGTCCGCGGATTCCGCTCGGTGTATCTGGGTTTCTTCTTCAACTGCGTGATCATGGCCACCGTCAACCTGGCGGCATGCAAGATCGCCAACCTGCTTTTCGACCTGGATCCGCAAACCACCCTGCTCCTCGTTGGAGTACTGAATGTGGTCTTCGCCGCCCATTCCGGGCTGTGGGGCGTGCTGGTCATCGATATGATCCAGTTCTTCATCAAGATGACCGCGGTGATCGCCGCCGCTTACTTCGCCGTCAAGCACGTCGGCGGTCTCGATACCCTGGTAAGCACTCTGTCCGACCCCCGGCTTTCACCCGATGGCAAGTCCACCCTCCACTACCTGAATATCCTGCCTGATTTCACCAGCAACTGGGACATTGCCATCGCGGTCTTCGTGATGCCGATCGCGGTCCAGTGGTGGGCGGTGTGGTATCCAGGAGCCGAGCCGGGCGGCGGCAGCTATATCGCCCAACGCATGCTCGCCTCCAAATCAGAGAAGGATTCCCTCGGGGCGGTGCTGTTCTTCAACGTCGCCCACTACGTTCTGCGGCCCTGGCCATGGATTCTGGTCGCCCTCTGCTCCCTGCTCGTCTACCCGGAGTTGTCCGACATCCAGAAAGCCTTCCCGGACATGGACCCGAGCCTGCTCGGGCACGATATCGCCTTCCCGGCCATGCTCAAGTTCCTGCCCACGGGCTTCATCGGCCTCATGGTCGGCGGCCTGATCGCGGCCAACTCCTCAACGATCCTCACCCATCTGAACTGGGGAGCGTCGTACCTGGTACACGACTTCTACCACCGTTTCATCAACACTCACGCCAGCGAGAAGCACTACGTGTTCGTCGGGCGGTGCACCACCGTCGGCCTGTTTCTGTGCTCGGCGGGAACAGTCTTCCTGCTCGATTCGGCCAAGGACGCCTTCGATATCATCCTCCAGATCGGAGCGGGCACGGGCCTTCTCTACCTGCTCCGCTGGTTCTGGTGGCGGATCAATGCTTGGTGTGAAGTCGTGGCGATGGTGAGCTCTTTCGCGGCGTCGATCGCGCTGCTCATCGCCAAGAAAAACGGAGTATCACTCAGCACGCATCATGCCTTGCTCGTCACCATCGCCTTCACCACCATCTGCTGGATCCTGACTGCTTTCCTGGGCCCGCAGACCGACCGCAAGACGCTCGTCGAGTTCTACAAAAAGGTCCGACCGTTCGGACCCGGCTGGGCTCGAATCCGCCGGGAGGCGGGCATTCCCGATACCGAGGCGGCGGCGAGCCACGAGAACATCCCCCTGGCCTTGCTCGGATGGGTGGCCGGCTGCACGGTCATTTGGTCGTCGCTGTTCACCGTCGGCAACTTCCTCTATGGCCGCATGAGCATGGCCCTGGTTCTGCTGGCCGTCTTCGTGGTCAGCGGACTGGTCCTGCTTCGCGTGATCGGTATACTGTGGAGCAATGGCGGCGAGCGAAGGCCCACCTGA
- a CDS encoding twin-arginine translocation signal domain-containing protein yields the protein MGPVDRRSFLRGSLGVAAGVVAGGACPGSRAQSAESDLPRPCPPGAWRKHGVVLAPTEPWEGDHIQNFTCPCEPLDRNGWRLWYSVCGSTKAYTIAYAEGEPGGPMKKHPVEGRSGRPGDGPFALGHLPDRWNPVQVVHLRLGDGKHRIYFWAHGPGIARYLAADSEDGHGYRVIDPRRPVLYHPHDRAAFGVPSPDGLVLHKAPSKDRPADEPLAPSHLISNDATNVYQLPDGSFELYSVGLVQVPKDDPAYVGEDNAPGLLRVVDRYVSADGLRFEQRTRIIQRDARDPADQQFYYLAVTRTPQGRVGMLGHYRVRAQTMDLEWCFSADGLKWARPRRTPWLPRGDRSQPDSYGIYASSSIVPHQGRHHLFYTGVNSAHNEKDSHGKPRTVVMLATAESLWS from the coding sequence ATGGGACCAGTTGATCGACGGTCGTTCCTTCGCGGGTCTCTGGGTGTTGCGGCCGGTGTCGTGGCTGGTGGTGCATGCCCGGGGAGTCGGGCGCAGTCGGCGGAGTCTGACCTGCCTCGACCGTGTCCGCCTGGGGCGTGGCGCAAGCACGGTGTGGTCCTGGCCCCAACCGAGCCCTGGGAGGGTGACCACATCCAGAACTTCACCTGCCCCTGCGAGCCGCTCGACAGGAACGGTTGGCGGCTCTGGTACTCGGTCTGCGGTTCGACCAAGGCGTACACGATCGCTTACGCCGAGGGTGAGCCGGGCGGCCCGATGAAGAAGCACCCCGTCGAGGGCCGGTCCGGGCGGCCGGGCGACGGGCCCTTTGCCCTCGGCCATCTGCCCGACAGGTGGAATCCCGTCCAGGTGGTGCACCTCCGGCTGGGCGACGGCAAGCATCGGATCTACTTCTGGGCGCACGGTCCCGGGATTGCCCGCTACCTGGCGGCGGACAGCGAGGACGGGCACGGATACCGGGTTATCGATCCGCGGCGGCCGGTCCTGTACCACCCGCACGACCGGGCTGCTTTCGGTGTGCCTTCGCCGGACGGGCTCGTACTCCATAAGGCCCCCAGCAAGGACCGGCCGGCGGACGAGCCGCTCGCGCCCTCGCACCTGATCTCCAACGATGCCACGAACGTCTACCAGCTTCCTGACGGGTCGTTTGAGCTGTACTCGGTCGGGCTGGTCCAGGTTCCCAAGGACGACCCGGCCTACGTCGGGGAAGACAACGCCCCCGGCCTGCTCCGGGTCGTGGACCGTTATGTTTCCGCAGACGGCCTTCGCTTCGAGCAGCGTACCCGGATCATCCAGCGTGACGCCCGGGACCCGGCGGATCAGCAGTTCTACTACCTTGCGGTCACCCGAACGCCCCAAGGGCGGGTGGGCATGCTCGGCCACTATCGCGTCCGAGCCCAGACCATGGACCTGGAGTGGTGCTTCTCGGCCGACGGCCTGAAATGGGCACGCCCGCGGCGTACTCCGTGGCTGCCCCGCGGCGACAGGAGCCAGCCGGATTCGTACGGCATTTACGCGTCCAGCTCGATCGTGCCGCACCAGGGTCGGCACCACCTCTTCTACACCGGTGTGAACAGCGCTCACAACGAGAAGGATTCACACGGCAAGCCGAGAACCGTGGTCATGCTTGCCACCGCCGAATCGCTCTGGAGCTAG
- a CDS encoding type 1 glutamine amidotransferase has translation MFHIGILQHFWCEPAVEFESALLDAGHLITTVNLYKGEPVPSPDAFDGWLVMGGPMNVDETDQHAFLAPERRLLAELIARDRPVMGICLGSQLIARAAGARVYPRRPKEIGLFQVTPAPAAARDPLFSLLAGPTEVFQWHGDTFDLPGGATLLASSKRFPHQAFRLGRRVYAIQFHIECNLTIARQWVQTGAAELAEQAPEDDFAQYEARLEGALARQNALARQFIGRWTSLFDRPGESV, from the coding sequence ATGTTTCATATCGGTATTCTGCAGCACTTCTGGTGCGAGCCTGCGGTCGAGTTCGAGTCCGCCCTGCTGGACGCCGGGCACCTGATCACCACCGTGAACCTCTATAAGGGAGAACCGGTGCCTTCGCCGGACGCGTTCGACGGCTGGCTGGTCATGGGCGGACCGATGAACGTCGACGAGACCGACCAGCACGCGTTCCTGGCCCCGGAGCGACGACTATTGGCCGAACTCATCGCCCGGGACCGCCCGGTGATGGGCATCTGCCTCGGCTCCCAGCTCATCGCCCGGGCCGCCGGGGCCAGGGTTTACCCCAGACGTCCCAAGGAGATCGGCCTGTTCCAGGTGACCCCGGCGCCGGCCGCCGCCCGCGATCCGCTGTTCAGTCTGCTGGCCGGTCCCACCGAGGTCTTCCAGTGGCACGGGGACACCTTTGATTTGCCTGGGGGGGCAACGCTGCTGGCCAGCTCGAAGCGGTTTCCGCATCAGGCGTTTCGCCTCGGCCGGCGGGTCTACGCCATCCAGTTCCATATCGAGTGCAACCTGACCATCGCCCGGCAGTGGGTCCAGACCGGGGCGGCCGAACTGGCCGAGCAGGCCCCGGAAGACGACTTCGCCCAGTACGAAGCCCGGCTGGAGGGGGCCCTGGCCCGCCAGAATGCCCTGGCTCGGCAGTTCATCGGGCGATGGACGAGCCTGTTCGACAGACCGGGCGAATCCGTCTAA
- a CDS encoding prepilin-type N-terminal cleavage/methylation domain-containing protein codes for MSCHGECRRAAFTLIEVLVVVAIIALLIAILIPSLSIAREQARRGVCSQNIRQMNMACIQYADSDRGGNYMFNRNPANYNNGTDSLLHIIPRYLRDPRVAICPSTENIVRDSPADKVVPPPRGGEEALSNYQADLDDNAADAADNRGGHSYEVWGFYDGVCRYPDNTLIDGKLVPIKVSDTKYVTISHVIKTHRTVKRPFDTILLIDADDTDPNNAPDLRNNHKEAGLNIGFLDGHVVFAKPKQLARIYTASWQWPPTGWNNPSAAVYEPHLEQTTEDGHTRYRAK; via the coding sequence ATGTCGTGTCATGGCGAATGCAGGAGAGCGGCTTTCACCCTGATTGAGGTCCTTGTGGTCGTGGCGATCATCGCATTGCTGATCGCGATCCTGATCCCATCGCTCTCGATCGCCCGCGAGCAGGCCCGGCGCGGAGTGTGCTCTCAGAACATCCGGCAGATGAACATGGCGTGCATCCAGTATGCCGACAGCGACCGCGGCGGCAACTACATGTTCAACCGGAACCCCGCCAACTACAACAACGGCACCGATAGCCTGCTGCACATCATCCCGCGCTACTTGAGGGATCCCCGGGTGGCGATCTGCCCCAGCACCGAGAATATCGTTCGCGACAGTCCCGCCGACAAGGTGGTTCCGCCGCCTCGGGGTGGCGAGGAGGCGCTCTCCAACTACCAGGCGGATCTTGATGACAATGCAGCGGATGCGGCCGATAACCGCGGAGGCCATAGCTATGAGGTCTGGGGCTTCTACGACGGGGTCTGCCGCTACCCGGACAACACCCTGATTGACGGAAAGCTGGTCCCCATCAAGGTCAGCGACACCAAGTACGTCACCATCAGCCACGTCATCAAGACCCATCGAACGGTCAAGCGGCCGTTCGACACCATTCTGCTCATCGACGCCGACGACACGGATCCCAACAACGCTCCCGACCTGCGGAACAACCACAAGGAGGCCGGCCTTAATATCGGTTTCCTGGACGGCCACGTGGTCTTCGCCAAGCCCAAGCAGCTGGCCCGCATCTACACGGCCAGTTGGCAGTGGCCACCGACCGGCTGGAACAACCCCAGTGCTGCCGTGTATGAACCGCATCTGGAGCAGACCACGGAGGATGGCCACACCCGGTATCGTGCCAAGTAG
- a CDS encoding galactose oxidase, which yields MRFSRLFEPVAVVRGLLGVVLTFAPVCAGCGRPSLRFVEPPRLEYRMLPPMPLGLGGAYSGLAGNTLLVAGGTFFSVPPWIGGVKQWDGRVFALAPGAGAWEMVGRLGPPLAYGASITTPRGVVLAGGGDAQRHFDTVRLLTLANGRVHFDTLPPLSRPAAYLEGTRLGDTVYVAGGRSAPDAPQAMRRFLALDLDRLGDGWRELEPWPGPARIFPCVVGQDGAVYVFSGAELVPGKDGLSERRYLTDAYRYRPGQGWSRIADLPHAVVAAPVVAWGDRQILVFGGDDGRLAAQGATLGNGHPGFRREVLVYDTGADGWAVAQGLPSLAVTTSASLSGRTILIPTGEDRPGHRTATVLAIRPMTGISRSNP from the coding sequence ATGCGGTTCAGTCGCCTGTTTGAGCCTGTTGCCGTGGTTCGCGGCCTGCTCGGTGTCGTGCTGACCTTCGCGCCGGTGTGCGCGGGGTGTGGGCGTCCGTCGCTTCGCTTTGTGGAACCACCTCGTCTCGAATACCGCATGCTGCCCCCGATGCCGCTGGGGCTCGGCGGAGCGTATTCCGGCCTGGCCGGGAATACCCTCCTTGTGGCCGGAGGCACGTTCTTCTCGGTGCCGCCCTGGATCGGGGGAGTGAAGCAGTGGGATGGCCGCGTTTTCGCCCTGGCTCCGGGCGCGGGAGCCTGGGAAATGGTGGGCCGCCTGGGGCCGCCGTTGGCCTACGGGGCCTCCATCACGACACCACGCGGCGTGGTGCTGGCCGGCGGCGGCGATGCCCAGCGGCACTTCGACACGGTCCGGCTGCTCACCCTGGCGAACGGGCGAGTACACTTCGATACCCTTCCGCCGCTGTCCCGGCCGGCCGCCTATCTCGAGGGAACCCGGCTCGGAGACACCGTCTATGTGGCCGGCGGGCGTTCGGCCCCCGATGCCCCCCAGGCGATGCGTCGTTTCCTCGCTCTCGATCTGGATCGGCTCGGCGACGGGTGGCGCGAGTTGGAGCCTTGGCCCGGCCCGGCCCGGATCTTCCCTTGTGTGGTCGGTCAGGATGGCGCGGTCTACGTCTTCAGTGGCGCCGAACTGGTGCCCGGGAAGGACGGATTGTCCGAACGCCGCTACCTGACCGACGCCTACCGATACCGCCCCGGACAGGGATGGAGCCGCATCGCCGACCTGCCTCACGCGGTGGTTGCGGCCCCCGTCGTTGCCTGGGGCGATCGTCAGATCCTGGTCTTCGGCGGAGATGACGGACGACTGGCCGCCCAGGGCGCTACCCTGGGCAATGGTCATCCGGGCTTCCGGCGTGAAGTCCTTGTCTACGACACCGGGGCAGATGGATGGGCGGTCGCACAGGGCTTGCCATCACTTGCGGTGACGACCTCGGCGAGCCTGAGCGGCAGGACGATCCTTATTCCCACGGGCGAAGATCGCCCCGGGCATCGGACCGCGACGGTCCTGGCCATCAGGCCGATGACAGGTATCTCTCGCTCAAATCCCTGA